Proteins co-encoded in one Arachis hypogaea cultivar Tifrunner chromosome 11, arahy.Tifrunner.gnm2.J5K5, whole genome shotgun sequence genomic window:
- the LOC140176045 gene encoding uncharacterized protein — protein sequence MDRSKYCAFHQKYGHTTDDCVIAKDVLEKLARQGLLDKYIDSRAQRRNMEDLGQQPKATDNSRDKGKKVDSDINPPRRIINCISGGFAGGGCTNSARKRSYRAMMTMTESTSSQPIDKDKPKILFVPKDYKANDRNLDDPVVITAQVGEPLVKKILMDPGSSADMLFYSTFQKMKLSDKNIQPSSGKLVGFSGERVSI from the coding sequence ATGGACAGATCAAAGTATTGTGCTTTTCACCAAAAGTACGGCCACACCACAGACGACTGCGTAATAGCAAAAGATGTCCTAGAGAAGCTGGCCCGCCAGGGACTACTCGACAAATACATTGACAGCCGAGCACAAAGGCGGAATATGGAAGACCTCGGCCAACAACCAAAAGCAACTGACAATTCTCGAGATAAAGGGAAAAAGGTAGATAGTGATATCAATCCACCACGTAGGATAATAAACTGCATTTCTGGTGGTTTTGCAGGTGGCGGATGTACAAACTCGGCACGAAAAAGGTCGTACCGAGCTATGATGACGATGACAGAATCCACTTCATCTCAACCTATCGACAAGGACAAGCCGAAAATTTTATTCGTCCCCAAAGACTATAAGGCAAATGATCGAAACTTGGATGACCCGGTTGTCATCACAGCACAAGTCGGAGAACCATTAGTAAAGAAGATCCTAATGGATCCAGGAAGCAGCGCAGACATGCTTTTCTATTCAACATTCCAAAAGATGAAACTAAGTGACAAGAATATCCAACCATCTTCCGGCAAACTGGTAGGTTTCTCAGGTGAGCGCGTCTCCATTTGA